Below is a window of Maylandia zebra isolate NMK-2024a linkage group LG19, Mzebra_GT3a, whole genome shotgun sequence DNA.
TCAGGTGGAAAACCCCAGCATGCCCAACGACGAAGGCATAACACCTCTTCATAACGCCGTCTGTGCTGGTCATCACCATATTGTGAAGTTCCTACTGGACTTTGGAGTTAACGTGAATGCAGCCGACAGTGACGGATGGTCAGTGCCTTCATTCGGTCTGTGCGTCATGCAGTAATACAGAGACCAATAACAGAGCAGCGGCTGCATGAAGGACTTGAGGGAGTTTGAGTAATGAGCACGCTTTGTGGTGGCGGTGCTGGAGCTCGGCTCAGAGgcagcagtgacagagataaTTGACTCCACTTTCATTTTGGCTCAGCTGCCTTAGCAGTATTGAAGGAGGAGATTACAATATGCAATTAGGGTCTGTATCCACAAGTTGCTTGATTTAATTACTGATGCATTTGATTCTTTCGTGGTTAGTTTAATTTAAACTGTAgttgttttaaaatgcattacaggaacatcttttctttctttctttgattgGAAGTGAATGAACTTTGGTAAAAAgagaaatgttcatgttgaaGGAGGACCTAAtccttttctttatttcctctCACATGGAATGTgcgcagtgctgtgaaaaaatcTAGCCCACGATTCAGTAGCTTgcagaaccacctttagcagctaAACTAAGTAACTTGGAGAAATCGTTTTCTGTAGGATTTCATTACTCTCTCACATCagtgtggaggaattttgaccCAATCTTTCTTTtggaggtctggactttgaatgGGCCATTGCAGCTGTTGTAGATTTCCTGCTGTGCTTAGGATCATCGTGTTCCTGCATGACCTAGTTTCAGTGACGCTTCAGCTGTCAcgtttgactctagaatactttggtatacagagaagCCCTTGGTAACTCAATCCTACAAGGTGCCCAAATCATCAtccctccaccactgtgcttgaGAGCTGGTACGAGgagtttgtgctgatatgctggtGTCTCGTTCTGTTTTTATAAAGGTGCTAACGCTTACCCTTCTAATTCCTATGGAAACAAACGGTAATGGTGTACTTCATTTTTCATAGGACTGCATATACTGACCGAATTGcgatgctcatattaaacataGGCAACGTTTCAGATTTCAGATACTGCTCTAAATGCTTGGTATATGcagttttttctacttttaGCTCAATATGATATCAAAAAGAGGGGATAGTCCTAATAATAAGGGGAATTCATGAGCCCAATACTGGCTTATAAAGCTGGATCAGACCCACCTATGGGTGAATCTATTTGTGAAGGAAGCTAACAGCAAAGGGACAGCAGTTTGGTAGTTTTGGATATCTGCTATgctaacagtttttttttttttttttttgctgtgaagtCACAAACTCTGCCAGTCATACAAAATTTGATCAAGCGAGTTAAGGCGACTAAAAGCTCAGCTGACTCTGCTTTAGATCTACAAAAGATCTTTATTGCAATTACAGTAACATAATATATCAtcaaatttcctttttttcttccttgcaAGGTCCCTTTTAATGTTGTTGTCTTCACAGGACCCCGCTGCACTGTGCAGCTTCATGTAACAGCGTCCACCTCTGCAAGATGTTGGTGGAGTCAGGGGCGGCCATTTTTGCCACAACGATCAGCGACGTGGAAACAGCCGCGGACAAATGTGAAGAAATGGAAGAGGGCTACACCCAGTGTTCCCAGTTCCTTTACGGTAGGAAGATACAAACGCACTCACCTGCGTGTGCAATTACCATAATCGCACAGGTAAACGTCTAAAGTCATCGTTGTGTCTCTCACAGGTGTGCAGGAAAAGTTGGGTGTGATGAACAAAGGTTTAGTCTATGCCCTGTGGGACTACACAGCCCAGCAGTCTGATGAGCTCTCCTTCAGCGAAGGTGATGCTATCACTGTGGTGCGTCGCCATGACGACACTGAGACAGAGTGGTGGTGGGCGCGCCTGAATGACCGCGAGGGATACGTGCCCAGAAATCTGCTGGGGGTGAGAGAACCGAAACCAAAAGAGCGACTCTGGTGAAAATATCACAGTGAGAAAGTTAGACATTAGTATAAGAACAGGTACAACTCAAggacaaaaagagagagaaagacttcAAAGGAGTCGATGATACTGTGAGTTTTATCTCCTCAGGCAGAGTAGAGTGACCCTGATGATATAAACACGATCACCTTACTTTCACAGTGCCAGGAGGACCCAGCTGAGGATCTAAGCCTGTAAACATATTCATATGGTGCCAACAGTTGTGCCATGTAGCAGCAAATCATAAAATCAACTCTAAGACATACAGAAGGCCAGTGGAGAGAAGCCAGATTAGGGGTTATGTGAAAGTAGGAAGTGGAGATGCTGCTCTGTGGGAGGCAAGAGAGAaacttttcatgtgtgtttgacAAGGATTTTATTTCAAAGAATAGTCCAGTTTTATTCAAAGGTTAGGGCTGACTGAAATTCTGCTCTGAAGTTTCAAGCAGCTGGTTTCATGTTAGCATATAAGACGTCAAGGACACTTAGAAAAGATGAGATTTCTGATTTTGAGCTATTTAACTGCAGAAAAGTTTGCCCCATCCAACTCTTGGCGTCACATAGATGGTGTAAAAGAGCAGCAAGAGTATGTCAAGTACCTGTCTGTCCTATGTTCTGTTCAGTTTataccacacagaaaacatgcAAATGCAGGAAGACCTTCTTCCCACACGATGCCCCTCAGTCTGCTGGCCTTCAGATGTTCAGGCACCTTGAGAACATGTTGACATGATGTTGTGACCTCACCTACATCCTCGCTTGCTCTTTCTagctctctgtgtctgtcttgTTTTCTCTGCAGCTGTATCCAAGGATCAAACCCAGACAACGCTCACTGGCATAAAGCCCAGATCAGGAGCCTCATGCTCGAAGAGGGGGCATGCATgcaggaaagaagaagaagaaggagaagaaggagcAGAATGAGGGGAGGACAAAGATGGAGCCACTTTCTTCTATTTGTGTGGATGCAACAGAGCCAAATCGTGATAGATGCAGTGTGCATTTTCACCAAGATGTTGCAGAGCTGACGTAAATTCATAACTCAAAGTGTTCAGCTGCATGAGAAAtgctgaatgaaaaaaaagagtattAAAAAAGCAATTAAAGCTTTTTTAAAGCTCCACGCAGCTTAAAATATGAAACAATGAGCTTGGAGTCATAAAGCTCTGTCTGATATTCTCCAAATATTCTTTAAATGTCGCTTTATTTTTGTACTgtgttaatttaaaataatgcCAGCCTCATCAGCGACATAGCAAAGGAATGCGCTCTTTCTCAGCTACAGTGGAAACACCTTCACGCTGCACGGCGTGAAGATTTGTAAATGCAGTAAATTTACAGGCTGAAAGTACGTGTGAGATGTGAAATGTGAAAGTGGAGCCGGAAAGAGGAAAGTGAGGGGAGGGTAAACAACGTTAACGGGAGTCAGGTTTCGGCAGAAAATGAATCAGAGGAAAAGAGTTGGAAGTGCAACCACAAGACTGTGACACGTGGAAGCTGGGATCTGCATCCACCCACGCACGGTGAAGCAAAAAGGTTTGAAGTCAAGTCAGAATAATGGGCTGTTTCTGAGTTCATAATCTGACATTCAAGCATTTGTCAACTATTATGGGATGAATGCACGCTCTCACATGTACATGTGTTCGACTGCCAAAATGGTTGTTGAGGGTAAAGGAGGAGAAAGGgggaaaagaggaaggaaaacaaGAATGAGGAGAAAAGGGTGTGAAAGTGAAGGATGGGTGATACTTTTATTTAgaggagataaaaaaaaatgctgctagTTGTTGCATATTTTTCTTCAGACTAAAGATACCGACCCTCATGTAAAAACTGACGATTAACCCATTAATTAAACGCTACTCTGTCAATCTGctgttaaatgtgttaaattaaAGGTCCTGTGGCTGCTCAGAAAGGTGGCTTCAAGGAAAGCCCAGCCTAATTCTGGCCTGGGAAAGAGAACCTGTGTCAGTGTTGAAATGGGGCTAAATTAGCCGTGAGTGGAGGAAGAACTGCTTCCACTGCTTCTGCTTCTGGCCCTGATTTATAttgctttatttaaaacaaaacattgctttctattattatttttctcattACTAGCACACGCTGCTCCTGTTTCTTTTCATGTATCAGTGCTGGTGCTGCTCACTGCTGCCACCTAGTGTACAGGAAAGGTTTGCCACAAAATAAAGCGCCGTTTTCTTCAGCACGAGCTGTGTAAAATATGAAGCAATAAGATGAGTGATGTTTGGTGTGAGAGTGAGATATTGTTCTGAGAAGTGCTTACCATCACTTTGTGTATATGCAAACTGTAACTATACAGCTACTGTACaatattaataaagaaattataaTCCCTACAGAGAAAAATAACAATGACTCAGctcgtttttggttttttttgtcaaacAATGCACAGCTGGAACAGTTACAGGCAGACACACGTGAGCTTACATAATTACAAGCCTCAAGTAATAAACCGTGGACTTTAGATGGGAATTAAAGTTCAAAGGTCATTCAGGAGAGCCAGCACCGACAGAAAGCTCTTCAGTCGTAAATTTTTTCCAGATTAAAATCCTAAATTCAATCACTGTGGCGTTTGTTATGTAATTTAATGCAGGAACTGAACTACAGAAAACTGTCAgccttttattttgtaatttcaaaataaaaacacttggCAAACCGATCTGTGGGGAAATTTCAAAATCAGTTGAGTTACTTGGGCAGTTTTCCAGTTTAGTTCTTATTGTTAAACTGTTCACTTCAGTTAGTTTTATTAGTTGGAGTTTAGAATGTATTCACTGTGAAATGGATGTTGTTTGATGAGTTCAGAACTgtacaaaattacaaaacacTACTAACACACATACTCATACTCATGTAAAAACCCAGTTTACATGCCTACCAAAGCTGGCTCAGAGTTGGTGTGCTGACATAGTTGGCGAAACTGACGAATTGTTAAGACACTTTTTAGACAATTATGTTATTTAGTTTTGTTATCTTGTAATTTTATTTGtctaaaatgcttttttttttacacttagtttaagtttattttaGGCAAACGTAATATAATCTTGTTTCCAGCAGTAAATTCACTTTAagtttctacagtcattggtttTAATCAAACACTTATTTTGAAGCAGTGACCGGAAGTAGTCTTGTTACTATTGGATGCTTTTCCGGTACAATGTGCTACATTCGTATGTAGCGTAGCGTCTGGTGAAACTGTAATACattttccaaaagaaaacagttgATTAATTTTTGTTGCGGGGTTCATTCACGAAGACATTTTAACCGAACGTAAGTCAGAGATTTATATAATGGTTTGTATTTGATATCCCAAATTACAACGTAGCATTTCGGACGCTTTATGTTAATTATTGCTTTGTTGTGTTAATAAAGTTCCGCTGGCAGACAGGTTTTGCTGCCACAGAGGCGAGAAGATTCGACCCCTAAAGAGAGCTGCTGAAGATTAAAGTGAAGAATATAAATACCTGATTTTCCACTTTGgacaatttattttattattgaaagCAACACTGCCCATGCTTGGTACATAATTCAAACGGTGATAGTAGTTAATATTAAAAACGAACCCATTTACAGTGTATTTACACAGGCAATAGACCGGGCATTCCAAGAGAAAATACTAAAGAATTCACACATTGGGGTGTTTTTATGTGCTCTGGCACGTTTGGTATCATTGGAAAATGTGAGATTAGGTTTCGAAGGAAGCCAAGGAAAATAATTTAACACTCGGGTTTATCAGGAAAGAAGCAGAAACTGAAGGTGGCAACAAcaatggaaggaaggaagtgaAGGATGGTGGTTTTACAGATTTCGGTGGAAAGTGGGAGAAATGATTTGTGCAGTAATAAACAGAATAGATGAGATTAGAAAAATCAAAGTTACAATATTCACAGTAGGTGAATACAGTACacagagaagggggggggggggggggtgatatTCTCATGGTTACTAATAAAATATGATGCAGTTGATTTTAAATCAGATCAGAAAGATTAAAGTGAAATTACATGTGAAAGACAGTCTACCAATGAAAAATGACTCAAGAGTTCAGTGCCTTAAATTAACACAAATTGTGCAGAGGCAActtctttgtttcttctctttcttcagCACTGCAATCTGAGAGCTGGTGATAGTTGTGCTCTGACTACCAATAAACCTAACAGAAGATGAAAATGTGTATAAAAGATGAACAACTTTTCCACTGTACCACCCACTTGCACTCTGTGGAGTTTTTACTGCTTCTCTTTCATTGGCATCTAGGTGCACCATGGCAGAGGTTTTCCACCTGAAGACACCGCTGCTGGAGAGCATCAACATGTCCAAGAGGGTGGGAACCACTGTCTATCTAAAAATGGAGAATGCACAGCCCTCTGGTTCCTTCAAGATCCGTGGCATCGGGCACCTCTGCCAGCAGGTGGGAATCTTTACAGCCCCCCTCACGCGTGCTCCCTTTCTTCAGATCCACATTGTCACACAGTGACTGTTTAATGTGTCGTTGCAGCTCGCCAGACACTCCAAAGGAGTAATCTGCTCTTCAGGTGACTCTGTCCTGTTAAACATCATATTCTCATTACAATGCAGTGTCATTAGTGTGTTTCTTTAGTATTGAAGGTGGTGTTTTTTCAGGTGGTAATGCAGGTATGGCTGCAGCATATGCAGCCCAAAAAATGGGCGTGCCAGCCACCATCATAGTTCCCTCCTCCACTCCTCCATTGGTGGTCCAGAGACTCCATGATCAGGGTGCTACTGTCAGAATTGTAGGCAAGGTGAAGCTCACTGATATGATGGTTTAAAATCcagaatttagattttttttttttttttttttttaaagaagactAAGACTCTTATCTTTGCAGGTTTGGGATGATGCCAACGCAGAGGCTCTCAAACTGGCAGAAACTGAAGGGCTTACTTATGTTGCTCCATTCGATCACCCCTTGCTATGGTAGAGAACCTCCTCATTAAAGCACAGGGCACTTTAAAAAGACTCACTTTCAAACTGTACCTGTGTCCACGCACTCACCCATACAGGGAAGGCCACGCCAGTATGATTGCAGAGGTCACTGCCTCTCTGGGTCCCAGCGTGAAGCCCGGAGCTGTGGTGGTGTCTGTGGGCGGAGGGGGCCTCCTGTGTGGGGTCATCCAGGGCCTCAAGGATGTGGGCTGGACAGACGTGCCCATCGTCGCGATGGAAACAGTGGGGGCACACTGTTTCAATGCTGCAATTAAAGCGGGGAAGTTGGTCACTTTAGATGACATCACCAGGTTTGACTTTAAAGGAGTTTAAAAGTTTTTTGCAATGAAGTGTTTCGAACGTACCCTCATCCATCAAACCTACTGCCTCTCCACAGCGAGGCTAAATGTCTTGGAGCGAAGACAGCCTGTAAACAAGCCTTCGACTACAGCCAGAGCAGCGAGCTGACAATCATCTCTGAGCTGGTGACCGACCAGCAGGCTCTGCATGCTATCCAAACATTCCTGGGTGAGTGTTTTTACCTCTGAATTTGCCTTTAAGCTTGGTGATGAGTGTCAATTAATGAATCtgtaatagtttttttttttcttcatattgcATCACATTTATTCTCACCAAATGCTATTAAGTCAGTGTCCAAATCAGCATGGTAGACTTTTGTTTCTATCCTGTGCATCCTAATACCTCCAGTTTCCACGGTTACTTTGATAATAAGGAGTATAAAGAAGGGTTTTTGCAGAAAATTAGAATGAGGTTTTACTCTGTAAAAGACTTCCTGTACATAAATGCTTTCATTTGGCTTCCCTGTACAATGTTTTTCTTCACTTCGAGCTGCTGGACAAGCATGTCTTTATGCCCCAGAATGAATGAAATTAACTGCAAACCATACAGGCCTGTGGAAGCCATTTTCTGCCCTCTTGGGGGCAGAGAAAGTCTAATGATTAATGATAGAGCTACAGCCAGGGGAAGGCAATAATTTATTAGCACATTTATTCAAGCACTATACTTGTTGGTACTTATTATTAACttatactgaacaacatcagTTGTAGTTAATTTATCTAATACAACAAAACATATACTAATCTTATATAGCACAACACTTTGTGAAATATTAGACTAGGGCTGCTTTGCACTATAAACTTAAATATGTAACTAAAGAACACAGATCTGTGCAGCAATACTTTAAATTCTTCCCTCTCACATTAATCTTCCCATATTAATCTGGCAACCTCCAGTGCAGCCTGTCCTCTGTGTTTTGCAGTAAAATACTGCCTAAATTTCCCTCATAAAATGCAGTGTCACAAAAGCCCCTAAACATGCTAATTTATCATTTTATAACAGAACAAACACTTCTCCATTGAGACTTTAGAAACATTTTGCTGTCGGTTTTTTTGAACTTCATATCTGTATGAAGTCAGGAGCCCTATCCAGCCAGCCAGTCAGAGGACAGTTTAGGCTTTAAAGGGTAGCAACACTTTCTGTTCTTCCTGGAGATCCTGAGGTATTCCCAGACCAGATGAGATGTATCGTctctctagctgtgtctgggTCTACTCCAGGATCTCCTCCCAGTTGGGTGTGATTGGAAACCTGCAAAGAGAGAAACTAGGGAGGCATCCTAACCAGAGGCCGGAGCCACCTTCACTGGCTTCTACAGAGGAAATGTGAATTGTACAAAGCGGGTCCACTTTAAGTTGGTTTTTGGATGATTCACGCATGCAAAGAATTCAGGTGAAGGGTCTGAATACCTCTACCTTCAGTAACTATGGCAACAATGTTCACACCATGACAAAACTTTTTAATCAGTAACTTTTAAGCCTGCTGCTTTGTGGCTTTGCTGAATAGTggaaaatgtttgaaaaattATGCACAACTAAGTGGAAATTGCACCAGAGTTAATGTGATGGCATGCCGGTTGCAGATGAGGAACGCGTGCTGGTGGAGATGGCGTGTGGAGCAGCGCTGGCAGCTGTCTACAGCGGTATCATAGTCAGATTACAAAATGAAGGTAAGTCCTCACCTTCCTTCTGTTTTCTTCATactgaagcagctgatgagTACTTCAGTCCATCAGGCTGAGACAGTTGAGACCTTCTCAGTTCAGAGAAATGACTACATCAGTTACTGCTTCTCCTCATTTTAGGTCGTCTGCCAGCTCTCATGGGCCCTCTGCTGATGATTGTGTGCGGTGGCTCCACCATCAACATGGAGCAACTGACCAACCTGAAGCACAAACTGCAGAGTTAAACTTTTGTATgcgtgcaggtgtgtgtgtgtgtgtgtgggcagggTGTGTATAACGATGAAAAAACTTCAGTGAAtggaaggaaaaataaagaaatgtgcagttttactgtaaatttaaaagcaaaagtctctttatataatttaaaagaaagtttATAATATTTTAGTGTGATTATATGTTAAGTAACTGAGCTAAATCTTTATAAGTTATTAAGTGTTTTAATTTAAACGTCATTTTGAGTAATTATTGCTTAGCATGCAGTTACACAGTTTTGTCACATGGTGGTGTCACAGCTCTCTAATCAAAAGTGCCTCAAAGTTAGAAACACTTCAGACAAGTATTAGcatctttttttccattttgtttgtCAGAAAGCCCGCAGTAAGTCTCAGTGAAGTGTGACACTGTGTTTACCCACATGTGTGTTGACAACAAAATGAATATTGGTTGGTGACTCTCGTAGCAAGAAACGGCACTTGCTCACTGATAGTATCTCTGCTCTGATCCCTGTGGTGTTCGGCATGAAAGG
It encodes the following:
- the sdsl gene encoding serine dehydratase-like, which gives rise to MAEVFHLKTPLLESINMSKRVGTTVYLKMENAQPSGSFKIRGIGHLCQQLARHSKGVICSSGGNAGMAAAYAAQKMGVPATIIVPSSTPPLVVQRLHDQGATVRIVGKVWDDANAEALKLAETEGLTYVAPFDHPLLWEGHASMIAEVTASLGPSVKPGAVVVSVGGGGLLCGVIQGLKDVGWTDVPIVAMETVGAHCFNAAIKAGKLVTLDDITSEAKCLGAKTACKQAFDYSQSSELTIISELVTDQQALHAIQTFLDEERVLVEMACGAALAAVYSGIIVRLQNEGRLPALMGPLLMIVCGGSTINMEQLTNLKHKLQS